The Candidatus Rubidus massiliensis DNA segment TTGCTGTTTACTCACAACACATCTGGCCCAGATATAACGAATAAGAACTAACGTTGCAAATGTACTTCCCACTCCAACTACAACTGCCCCCACAATAGGGTTTATTTTAATAAGAGTTACCCCGGTAAAAATGATTCCTAACGCAATGCCTATGGGCTGCCATAAACTTAATTTGGTTTCATTTACCACAAAAGATGGGTCTAACTGTAACACACTTTTAATAGTCGTCATAAACACCTCTAAAGAAGGTGCAATCATAGCATATGTCTATTAAGAAATGAATAAGAATCATAACCTAAAAGTATGTTTATTTGGACAATTGATCCACGTCACAAGCCGTTGATTTTCTTGATTTTAAGTATTCATTTTGGGAAAATGAAGGTATATAACGTAATTTAAAGGGAGGTCCCTCAAGCGATGATATTTTTTAACCCGCGGAACCCCAAGGGTTAAACCTTATAGTTAACAAGGAGAAAAATATGAAAAAGCTATTGTTTTTAATGGCTTTTGTAATCGTTGGATCAACGCCCTTTTCACCTTTGAACGCCCAGACAGAAAATGGTCCTTATGTTAAAGAGCCCTATAACGATCAAAACCAATACTATCCAAGTCAATATCGCCCCTCTTACAATGAAAATCAAAGAGGCTATAGTGACCCAAATCCAGTAAGAAGAGCACACCCTAGCGCTCCTCCAAGCTACTACACCCATCCTCTTCCTCCCGGAGAAAAATATCCTGGAGATATCTAAATTATCCTTAAAAGAGCTTAAGACACAAACGACAAAATTAGCTTTCTTGGGTCTCTTTAAAGAAAGCTAATTTTTTTTATTAATACACTTAAAAAAATTTCTACTTCCATTTTTGCAATAGTTAAGTTATAAAACAAAGTTAGAAAAAATATTTGCAAACTCTTACAAAACTTAATAGAACTACGGGACTTGCAAAAAACGACAAAGAATTTTGGAGTAAAGAATGAAGAAATTTACTGCTGTTTTAAGTTTAGCAATTTTAGGCGTCTTTGCAGTATATATTCACAAACAAATTTATCCAAAAGAGCTCTCTTCTAAGACCATTTCAAAGCCAAAAGAATTAGAAATAGTTGATTTAGCAACGGTTGATGGTTTATTAAAGCAGGATCGTATAGAAGAAGCTGCTTCTATTGTTTCGTCTCATCTTTTCGATGCCACACCCACCCTACTAGAAAATCGATGGGCCGAAATTGGCATAGAGATTGCACAAAAAGAACATAATTTACCGATTTTGCTAAAGCTTTATTCTTCCTATCCGAAAATTTTTGAGAAAAATGAACTCGCTTCCATTTTATTAGCCGATTTTTTCCTTCTTCAAAACGATACGAATAATTTAGAAAAAATTAGAGACAGTTGGAGAGGTAAAGAAATTCAAGAAAATAAGTGGTTTTTGATCGACGTTGATACAATGCTGTATCAGGGTAAAACGGAAGAAGCTTTACAGTTACTTCACCGCTTTAATTTTGAAGGTAAATCTGACGCAGATCGATATTTACGATTGGCCTTCATTTATTTTTCAGAACACCCCCATAAAGCCTGGGAATTTTTAGAGGTAGCCAAGAATATTGACCCTTTAAACCCTCACATTCACACTTATATGGGCCTTTTATCTGAAGCTGCTGGGGAAAAAAGAGTGGCAAATAAAGAATTTGAAACTGCTGCCAAATTGCAACCGAATAATGTTTATCTTCAAGACCAATTAGCAGAATTTTATGTTAGAAACAAACAATTAGCTTTAGCTTATCCTATCTGGCAAAAGATGACTCAATTTGCATCAGCTGATCTTCTTTGGTCAAAAGCTCTTTTTTGGGATAAAGTTTACAAACCTCTTACACCAACACCTAATATCACAAAAATTCCAAAAGGCAAAATGCATTCTTTTGTAGAATACTTGCTAACATTGGATAAAAATGAGTTTTGGAATGAAACAGCTTATAATAATGTTCAAGAAGGCTTTAAATGGAAAAATCAAGAACAATCAATTTACTGGCTTAATTTACTACAAACTTTAAAAGAGGGTTCTGATCAAAAAGCCTGGGAATTAGTGCATAATAAGAGTTTCCAAGAAGAAATTTGGGATCACGACTTAGATTTAGCCCTTAAGTATGTTTTGGCTTATAAACTAAGACGTCCAATGCCAACAGAAAGGTTTTCAGATAACGCCAATCCTTTTTTTCAATCCTTAACAAGTTTACATAAATCTGACGAGCATATTTACTCACCTTTAAATTCCATTCTCGAAAATAATTATATCTATTCTTTTCTTTTTTTGGCTGCCGATTGGAATGAAGCAGCTTTAAGGCTCTCTTACCCAAAACAAAATGATAGTTATTTACCAGAGTGGATTTCATATAAATACACAGAAGCTCTTACCAAAAATAGAAGCGATTTAGATGCATTGGAATATGCTTTAATACAAAGTCCTATGCCGAGTTTAGATATTTTAATTGGTAAACTTTTTTTAAAAAAAGGGAATAAGCAATCAGCACTTGTGCATTTTGAAAGAGCTGCTATCATTGAAAATGAAACGGGTAAGCATGCGGCTTGGCTTGCTACCAAAACCTATCTAGATGATAATTCGATACAAATGGCTAAAAAAATGATTGAATATAATCGTTTATTAGCAAATAGCGTTTTAGGTAAAGAGACTTTAGCACAAATTGCTATAAAAGAAGGTGATAATAAAAATGCTGAAGAAATTTATCTAAGTATTATAGATCATTCCAATATAGCAAAATCTTACCTTGCTAAAAAAGCCTACGAAGAAAAGAATTGGCAAAAAGCTAAAGAGCTAACAGCTTATTTATTAAAAGCAAATCCAGATCATCCCTTGTTAAAAGAAAATTATGATAAAATTATTGCGGAAGAAAAAAAAGAGCTGCAAAAAATAGGTTATTGAACTGGTAAACAATCTTATATTAGTAACATTTTTACATAATTTTTCAAGATGCTTATTTATTTGTTTTAACTAATTAGGAATTAACATTAATAACTATTTTACCTAAATGTTTTTGAGAAGCTAAATAATTATAAGCTTCCTTAGCATGATCGAATGAGAATACTTTATCAACAATTGGAATTAGCTTCGAAGATTCTACAGCTTTCATTAATAAATGTAATTGCTCAGCAGATTCCATATAAATTCCCTTAAGGGCAATTTGTTTCACTAATAAATCTATGATATCAATTTGCGTCAAATGATTATCAAGTCGTCCAATCACAGCAACTCTAGCGCCGTAGGCACAAACTTTTAAAGTTTGGCTTAAAATCTCACCACCAGCCACGTCGATAACCACGTTGACGCCAAGCCCTTTCGTTATTTCTTTGACTTGTTTAACCCATTCATTATCTTTGTAATTAACTGTATAATCAACTCCAAGTGTTTTCTTAACAAATTGCTGCTTTTCTTCTGAAGAACTTGTTAGGATTACTTTAGCTCCAGCTATTTTTGCAAGTTGAGCTGCAAAAAGAGAAACTCCACCAGTACCATGTAATAAAACAAATTCTCCGGGTAATACTTTACCGTGAGTGATCAAAGCAGCCCAGGCTGTAAGACCCGCTACCGTAAATGTTGAGCCTTGAAAAAAATCTAAATGATCGGGCAAATGAACTAAAGCATGGTCTGGATAAATCATAAAATCGGCTAATGTACCATCAATACCACTGTAACCAATGGATGACCTAGCCCATTGAGAAGTTAATGTACCAGCTATCCAATCTTTAAAAGGAGCATTTAGAACGCGATCGCCGATCTTAAAATTTTTAACTTTTTTGCCAACTTCAACGATGACACCTGACATATCCGATAAAGGGATAAAGGGTTCAAACTCCTTACCTCCATATTCTCCATTAGCAATCAGTAAATCTCGATAATTCAAAGAACAAGCTTTAACATTAATCAATACGTCGTGATCATTAAGATTACCTTTAAAGTCTTTTGAAGATTTTTTTAAATTATTTACCCCTTTGCCATCTACAAAATAACATTTCATAACACACCACTTTTTTATCATTGTTAAAGCAAAAAGTTTTTAATTAAGTTTTTTTTAATCGTAAAAATAATTTACTTCAAGCCCTTGATGAAAATTATTTTAGTAGATAGGCTATTTCTTTAACCTTGAGCGAACAGATGGGATAGATAATCTATTTATTTGATGACTGTTGCTTAATTTGAATTTTATTAGGAAAAAAATGAATCAAGACACTTTAGAAACCACTCTTTTAGATGCAAAACTCATTCAACCCAAAATTTACGGCGATGAAAGAGGCTTTTTTTTCGAAAGTTTCAATGCAAGAGATTTTAAAAAAAATTATGGTATTGACGAACTATTTGTACAAGATAATCATTCAAGATCGCCTAAAAATGTATTGAGAGGTCTTCATTATCAAATTCATAATGCCCAAGGAAAACTTGTGCGGGTTGTTAGTGGTCAGGTCTATGATGTAATAGTCGATTTACGCCACAGTTCATCTACTTTTGGTAAATGGCAAGGTTTTTATCTTTCTGCTGAAAATAAAACCATGCTATACATTCCCCCAGGTTTCGCTCATGGTTTTTTAGTGATGAGTGAATATGCGGACTTTCTATACAAAACAACAAATTATTATGATCCTTCTGCAGAACGCTCAATTATTTGGAATGACAAAGATTTAGCCATTGAGTGGCCTTTAGAAGTAGAGCCAATCTTATCGGCTAAAGATAAAAATGGAACATCTTTTAAAGAGGCTGAAAAATACCAATGAGAAAAATATTATTAGTTGGAAATCTGGGACAAGTTGGTTATGAGTTACAAAGAAGTCTCTCTTCACTCGGACAAGTGATCGGAGTTGATCGAAACGAATTAGATATAACAGACGTTTCTAAACTTAAGGATTTTGTAAGAGAGCTTAAACCACAAGTTATTGTTAATGCAGCGGCATACACGGCCGTTGATCGCGCTGAATCTGAGGCATCCTTAGCAAAAAAAATTAATGCTGATGCACCAACAATTTTAGCTGAAGAAGCAAAAAGGTTGAATGCTTGCTTAATCCACTATTCCACTGATTACGTTTTTGATGGTACTAAAGATGGGTTATACTCAGAAGATGATATCCCCAATCCTTTAGGCATATACGGGCAAACTAAGCTAGATGGAGAATTAGGAATTCAACACACTGGTTGTGATCATCTTATCTTTCGCACAAGCTGGGTATATGGATCTAGGGGACAAAACTTTTTGCTAACTATGCTACGTTTATCGCAAGAAAAAGAATTTTTAAAAATTGTTAATGACCAAGTAGGAGCACCAACCTGGTCTCGCTTTTTAGCCGATGCTACAGCTCAAATCTTGGCTATAACATTGAGTCAAAAAGAAGAGATAAGACAAAACCTTTGGGGAACTTATCATTTAACATCGCAAAAACATACAACCTGGTATGATTTTACACGTGCAATAATTGAAGAAGGTAAACATTCTTTGCAGTTTACAAAAGCCGCGATGTTATCTCCCATTACTACCGAAGAATATCCTACACCTGCAAAAAGACCTAAAAATTCTAAGTTAGATTTGAGTAAGGTACAAAAAACGTTTGGGATTTATCCACCCCAATGGGATGTTTCTTTAAAAATGTGTGTAGAAGAAATCGCTCAAAAAAAATCCTCTTAATTTCTTACACGTCAAGAAAACGGATGATTTTTTTTGAAGAGCTTTAGCACTGGATCATTCGTTTTTTTGGCATAGGGTGAATTCTTAAGATGAATTACTGATTGGTAATAAACAGTTATGATCAATCAGTAAAAATTAACTTACAAAGATTTAAACATTTTTTAAAGCTAAGCGTATTAACGTCGCTAAATCAGCTGAATCGTTTTCTTTTAAAGAACTTTTGATAGCTTTTTGGGCTACTTGCTGAGAATAACCTAAATGAATTAAAGCATTTAAGGCATCTTTAACAATAGCAGATTCTTTTTTATCTATAGTGTCTACCATATAGCTTTGTATTTCTAGGCAACTGATTGAATTAATTTTATCCTTTAATTCAATTAACAACCGTTCAGCTGTTTTTTTTCCTATGCCTGGCACTTTACAAAGTGACATAACATCGCTAGTTTTTATTGCGTGTAAAAATTCTTTTAGTTGGAGATGTCCAATCATACTAACACCGGTTTTGGGACCAACGCCTGAAACCGTTATTAACACTTCAAATAGATCTCGTTCAGATTCACTTAAAAAACCATATAAAGTTTGTGACATTTCTCTTATGACAAAAGAAGTATGCAGATGTATTTTTGTTAAAAGAGGAGGAAGTTGTTCATAGATATGAGCCGGTATAAATATTTTATATCCAATGCCATTGACATTGATCACAACAAAGATTGGTGAGGCAAAATGCAAAATTCCTTCAACAAAATGGATCATTTAAATTTCCTTTTGCAAGTTACATTTAGAATGCAAATTAAGGGCATGGCAAATGGCTAATGATAAAGCATCAGCTGCATCTTGAGGTTGAGGCAATTCTTTTAAATTTAAAAGAGATTTTGTCATTTGTTGCACCTGTGATTTACTAGCTTTTCCCCATCCAACAGTTGCTATTTTAGCTTTTGTGGGACTATATTCATAGACTTTTAATGAACGAATTTTTGCTGCCAAAATAGCTAGACATCTAGCGCCGCCTAGGGTTAATGCGCTTCTTGGGTTTTTATCAACATATTGAGATTCTACAACTAAGACATGAGGTAAATAATTGTCTAAAATTTGCAGTAATGACTGATAAATTATTAAATATCTATCTGATAAGGCTAACGATGGTGGAGGTCTTATACATCCGTAGTCAATTGCACGATAATGGCTACCATTTGTAGCAATTAACCCATATCCTGTAACGCGAGTTCCAGGATCAATCCCTATAATAATTGTTTCATTACTTTTCATGATTAATCAAACCTAATCTAACCTAATCAAATAGAGATTTTCTAATAGATGTATTTTTGGAACTCTGAGAAAATAAAGCTAGAGAATTATCTTCTTCTTTATTTTCAGAGTAAACCTCATTTAAAATAAGCTTTTCATCCGGTTTGACAATTGACTTAAGCTCCGCTTTAACATTTGGCGTGGAGATTTCGTTTATCAATAATTCATTAAATTTTTCTAATAGACTTTGCATTTGTAAATGCTTTTCTTCGATCTTTTTATATTGATCAATTTTTTTACTTAAGACTTGCCACTTGTCATGCAAGTCGACATATTTTTTTTCCCAATTTTTAATCTGCTCATTACCATTTTTTTCTATTTGTTGGTAGGAATCAATTTTAAGATTTAAATCATCAATTTTTTCTCGCAATATTGTATTTTGCTCGTTTAATCCATTTAATGTTTCTTTTTGCAAATCATTACTATCTTGTAAAATGGCATGATCTTTGACCTTTTTAGCTAAATGCTGTTGAGCTAACTGCAAATCTTCTTCGAGGGTAATAATTGATTCTTTTAATTGAATAATTTCAGATTTTAAATTTTCTATAACTTGCTGTTTATTTATAAGTTCTTGATTTAAATTTTCTTGCTCCTTTTGCAATTCTTGGCAAACACCTTCTATTTTTTTGTATACATTAGCTTGTTCGTGGATTTCTTCAGTTTTTAAGAGCAGTTCCTGTTGCAAAGAATCTTTTTCTTTCTCGAAAATTAGAGCATTTTCTTGTTCATTTTTAAGAGCAATCTGAAGCTTTTCTCCAACTTCCCTTAACTCATTTTTTTGTAATTCCAATATTTTTTGCAATTGTGTCATTTTGCTATGAATTTGCGATTTTTGAGACACAACTTCTATATATTTTCCCTCTAAATCTTTCACATCTCTTATTGTTTTAGCAAGGGTAGATCTTATAGATTCAAGCTCTTTATTAGATTCGTTAAGAATAAGTTCTTTTTCTTTTAATTCTTCTTTTGTTTTCTGATGAGAGTTTTTTTCATCGTTTAATCTTGCAATCAGCTCATCTATTTGGCATTGTTTTTGTACTTTTTCTTCAAAGTTTTTATTTACTTTTTCTTTTAGTTGATCAAATTGCCTACGAATATTTTCCAGTTCGTTTTCAGCATCAAGTTTTAATCTTTGTTCTTCATAATAATTTGCTTGAAGGGAGTCTAATTTTTCTTTTAATTGCTCAATTTTTGAAATATTTCTTTTTTCAGTCTCATTACACTCAAATAGCATTTCTTCTAACACTTTATTTTTTAGGTGTAATTCTTTCCCCTCTTCTTTTAACTTTTCTACATGTGCCTTTTCAATATTGTATTGCTGTTCTAATTGTGATTGTATAGCTAAGTTTTTTTTATTTTGTTCTAATAGATTCTCGAGCGTATGATCCCTTTCAATATTTTGTTTTGTAAGACGTTTTAGACCAAATTCAAACTTTTCTAATTCGATTATTTTATTTTCTTTGTCTTGTAAAACAGCACGTAATTTAAGTAATTGTTCTTTCCATTTCGATTCTTGCTCTAAAGATACTTTAAGCTGTTGTTCTACATTTCGATATTTTTCATGCAAAAAAAGCAACTGCTTTTCAAGTCTTTTTTTATCTTCTATTGCAAAAGTATTTAAATGATTTGTTTGACTCATATATTTTTGTTTATTTTCACAAGATTTTTAAAATTTAACCATAAAATCATATTTCAATGTCTATTTTTACAAGACGATCTATTCTTATATCCTTATGTAAGAGCTGTTGAGAATAAGATTTAAAGCTTATGGAGTAAATGAAAATAAATTGTTTGTCCAGAATATTTCCTACTATTAAAATTGTAAGAATATTAATCTTAAACTTAGATTATTTATCCCAAATCTTCCAAAACTATTTTTAAATTGGATTTTAATTAAAAGCAAAGCGATTATGCAGATTAACTTAAAGCCGACACCTTCAAATATTATCATTCGAATGCCTAATTGGATTGGTGATAGTATCATGGCAAGCGCTATTATTAAAGATATACGAACAAAATATCCAAATTCAAAAATTACTCTTCTTTGCCAAGGAGCTATTCATCAACTATTTTTACACAATCCATTTGTAGATGAAGTATTGCAATTTAAAAAACCAAATGGTTGGATTCACCGCATTCACCATTTTGAGTTAATTGATATCTTGCAAAAAGGACAATATGATTTAGGCATTCTTCTTCCCAATTCTTTTTCGTCTGCATGGTGGTTTTATCGTGGTAAAGTAAAAAACAGATTAGGCTACACAGGTCATAATCGCTCTTGGCTATTAAATTATCCCATTCCCTTTCCTAAAAATATAGAACACCAGCACTTAATACAAACCTATAAATGCCTTATTGAACCGTTAGGAATTAACTTATCTAACAATAAACCTGAACTATTTTTAAGTGAAAAAGAAATATTTGATGCAAAAGAGTTGTTAAATAATGAAGGTATTGATTGGAACGCGCCTATAATCGGAATTAATCCAGGGGCAGCTTATGGATCAGCTAAGTGTTGGCCTCCCGAGCGGTTCACCGCTTTATGTCAAAAACTTTTATCAAAACATCAATTATCAATAGTTTTTTTTGGAGATTCACAAACTTCAAATTTAGTGCGTGATATTTGCCAATCCTTACCTAAAAATGTTATAAATTTGGCTGGGAAAACGACCCTTCGACAACTAATGGCCTTAATTGCTCAATGTAATGCCTTTTTGACTAACGACAGTGGTCCTATGCATATTGCCTCGGCATTACAAGTACCTTTAGTAGCTATTTTCGGATCTACTTCAGAAGTAAAAACGGGTCCATATCATAATGAAACTGTTATACACAAAAAAGTAGAATGTTCGCCTTGTTTTAAAAGGACATGTCCAATTGATTTTAAATGTATGAAAAACATTGAAATTGAAGAAGTTTACCATGAATTATTAAAATTAATCTCATGAGTTTTCTCTAAAAAATGAATTCTTTAAGATAAAAAAAGTTTATTGAATTTATAGTACTAATAAACTTCAAAGAGAAAAATATTGCCATATTTATTTTTTTTCATTATTAGACATAGTAATCGTTCTATAGATACACTATGCTACTAGACACATAATAAATTAATTTAAGAATTATATTTGCTATAAAAACATTTTAACAAATTAATAATATTTAATTGTTTACTGTAGTAATTTGACTTAAGTATGTTTATTTCTGACAAATAACGACCTTAAAATTACATTGTAAGACACTTAATGAATTATGAGATAAGTTTAAGTTGAGTAGTCACTGGAAAGCTAAAAGTTATTTAAGGTAAATAGTCTATGAATGAATACTTTATAGATCTTGATTGTCTTTTAAAGAAAAGGCATAATAGAGAAGCATTAGCAATAAAGGATTTTGTTGCAGCTCAAGAAAATTTGAGAAAACTAAATGTTAAACTCCAAATTTTAAAAAAAGAGCTCATAACAATTAAAACTCAAACTAGTTCCATTTCAGGTAGTTACTGGGATGTATTGCATAAGCAATTGCTAGATCATCATAAGGCTTTAACAAAAGCAAAAGAAAATTTTGAAAATAAAAAATATATGCTTATTCAAGCAATAAGAAAAAGAAAAATGCTTGAAATAATCAAAGAAAAAAAACAAAAAAATTTTCTAAATGACATTAAAAAATCTCTCAACAAAAATTTTCCAAAAAATTAAATCAACGCAATCTTTATCCTTACTAACGCAAGTATCAAAGTTTACTTTGGAAAAACAGTTATCTTTCATTCACCAAATTGAAAAAATTGATCTTAGATTGATAAAAAAACAGCAAAAGGTTTTGAAAGAAACGAATAAATCACTTTGTGATTTAAAGCCCATTAATTTTGTAGAAAAAAGTGGCAAAATTTCCAGAATAGAGCTTGGAAAAAAAGTACTAAAACAAGGTAAAGTCGGTTGCTTAGTTGTAGCTGGTGGACAAGGAACGAGGCTTGGTAGTAATGCACCAAAAGGGTTTTACCCGATAACAATATGTAAACAAAAAAGTTTATTTCAGTTACTTTGTGAAAAAATTTTAGCAGCGTCAATATATTCTAAGCATCCTCTACCCCTTGCTGTAATGACTTCTCCTAAAAATTTTTTAGAAACAAAAAACTTTTTTAAGGCTCATAATTATTTTGGTTTAGCAGAGAATCAAGTTTCATTTTTTGTACAAGATCAATTGCCTTATTTAAGTGATGAAGGTAGTTTGATTATCGATTCAGATGATAATCTTGCATTAGCACCCGATGGTAATGGTAAAGCATTGCACAAATTCTGGCAAAGTGGCCTTGGAATAGAATGGGAAAAAAAAGGAATTGAATATGTAAATTTCATTCTAATCGATAATGTTCTCGCAGACCCTTTTGATATGGAATTGTTAGGAATACTACAAGAAACTCATGCTGAAGTTGCCGTTAAAGTAATTCCAAGAATTAGCAAGGAAGAAAAGGTTGGAGTCATAGGAAAAATTGGCAAAAAAATTAAAGTAGTAGAGTATTCTGAAATAGATAAAAATTTAGAAGAAAATGAAATGATTTTTCATTATGCCAATATTAGTTGTTTTTTGTTTACTATGAATTTTATAAAAAAAATATCTTCAAAAACAATCCCTCTACATAAGCAATTAAAACCTATAGATAGCAAACTAAATGGTTATAAATTTGAGTATTATATTTTTGATGTAATCCCTTTTGCTACAAAAGTTGCCATCCTTGAATACCCTCGATGGCAAACATTTGCTCCTCTAAAAAATAAGGAGGGCAATGACAGTGTTAAGATGGTACAAAAAAGCATTCTTGAAAGAGAAAAAAAAATCTTAGCAGCTGTAACTGAAAAAGAGGTCATGTGTAATTTTTTTGAATTAGATCCTCAATTTTATTACCCAACGGATGAGCTTTTACAATTTTGGAAGGGAAAAACAATTCAGCCAGGTTATGTTCCAAGTTTTAAAGAAATTAACTAAATAATTTTGGTTAATTCATTTTTTTTTAAGAACCATCCATTACATTCACTACTTCCCACATTTAACAACCTCCTACCTTGCATTATACTAGTAAATGATGTATGAGTAACACCTATACACGTAAGGTACTTATGAAAGTTGGTTTTTTAGGTTTAGGGAGTTGGGGCTTTTGTTTAGCAAAACTTTTAAGTAAAAAAGGATTTTCCGTTACTGGATGGTCAACAAATCCTGAATTAGTTCAATCTTTAAAACAAGGAAAAGAACATCCCTATTTAAAAGGCCAAACCTTGCCAGCTGACATGAAAATTACATTAGATTTAAACGAAGCTATTGAACAAGCAGATTGCATTGTAGAAGCTGTGACATCGGCCGGCCTTAGAAATGTTTTTGAACAAGTAAAATTTTTTAATAAGTCTCCCTGTCCAGTTGTGGTTACCTCTAAAGGAATTGAGCAAAATAGTGGTTTAATCTTGCCAGCTGTAGCCCTCGAGGTATTGGGAGAATCTTTCTTAAATCACATTGGATTTTTAAGTGGGCCAAGCTTTGCTCAAGAAGTAGCAAAGGGTTTGCCAACTTCTGTTGTAGGCTCTGGATTTAGAAGCGAAACATCTAAATTTGTGTGTGATTTATTTACTACCCTGACATTTAGAGTATATCCTAATAATGATATTAATGGAGTTGCCTATGGAGGCGCTTTAAAAAACATTATAGCAATTGCTTGTGGTATCTGTGAGGGCTTAGGATTCGGTTTTAGTTCAAGAGCTGCATTGATGACAAGAGGCTTACATGAAATTCGTAAATTAGCAGAGGCCCAAGGATGCAAAAAAGAAACCATTTACGGACTATCTGGAATGGGTGATCTTTGCCTTACTTGTAGTTCAATGATGAGTAGAAACTATAGATTTGGATATTTGCTAGCCCAAGGCAAAACCCCAGAAATGGCACATAGAGAAATTGAAATGGTAGTAGAAGGCTCCTACACATGCGTTTCAACTTTGCAACTAAGTCAAAAATTAAATATACCAATGCCTATCACAGAAACTGTGTATAAAATCATTTATAAGAATTTAAATCCAAAAGATGCCGTAAGGTTATTAATGGAAAGAGCTATAAAGGAAGAACATCTTTAAATCTAAATATAATACATTCCTATAGAAGAATTTTTATAGTAGAAGAGTCAAGGCAATTATCTTAAGTTTGAGGTACTGATGAGAGTGATTAATCCAGGTGAAATGGCAAGAATTGAAAAACTTTCCTATAAAGATGGTTTTTCAGACGCTGAATTTATGGAAGAAGCGGGTAGAGGAATTTCTTTGGGTATTCAAAACTATATAGAAAAAAATAGCTTATCCAAAAGGATTATATTAGTTTGTGGAAAAGGTAATAATGCTGGCGATGCTTATGTATGCGGTAAATATCTATTAGAAAGTGATTATGAAGTTATTGCTTTACAAACTTTTCCAATCGAAAGCTGTTCCGCACTTTGTCAAAAAAATTTTTATACATTCAAAGAAAAAGGTGGAGTAGTAAAATTTATACA contains these protein-coding regions:
- the ppsC gene encoding Beta-ketoacyl-acyl-carrier-protein synthase I, with the protein product MKCYFVDGKGVNNLKKSSKDFKGNLNDHDVLINVKACSLNYRDLLIANGEYGGKEFEPFIPLSDMSGVIVEVGKKVKNFKIGDRVLNAPFKDWIAGTLTSQWARSSIGYSGIDGTLADFMIYPDHALVHLPDHLDFFQGSTFTVAGLTAWAALITHGKVLPGEFVLLHGTGGVSLFAAQLAKIAGAKVILTSSSEEKQQFVKKTLGVDYTVNYKDNEWVKQVKEITKGLGVNVVIDVAGGEILSQTLKVCAYGARVAVIGRLDNHLTQIDIIDLLVKQIALKGIYMESAEQLHLLMKAVESSKLIPIVDKVFSFDHAKEAYNYLASQKHLGKIVINVNS
- the ruvA gene encoding Holliday junction ATP-dependent DNA helicase RuvA — encoded protein: MIHFVEGILHFASPIFVVINVNGIGYKIFIPAHIYEQLPPLLTKIHLHTSFVIREMSQTLYGFLSESERDLFEVLITVSGVGPKTGVSMIGHLQLKEFLHAIKTSDVMSLCKVPGIGKKTAERLLIELKDKINSISCLEIQSYMVDTIDKKESAIVKDALNALIHLGYSQQVAQKAIKSSLKENDSADLATLIRLALKNV
- a CDS encoding putative PEP-CTERM system TPR-repeat lipoprotein translates to MKKFTAVLSLAILGVFAVYIHKQIYPKELSSKTISKPKELEIVDLATVDGLLKQDRIEEAASIVSSHLFDATPTLLENRWAEIGIEIAQKEHNLPILLKLYSSYPKIFEKNELASILLADFFLLQNDTNNLEKIRDSWRGKEIQENKWFLIDVDTMLYQGKTEEALQLLHRFNFEGKSDADRYLRLAFIYFSEHPHKAWEFLEVAKNIDPLNPHIHTYMGLLSEAAGEKRVANKEFETAAKLQPNNVYLQDQLAEFYVRNKQLALAYPIWQKMTQFASADLLWSKALFWDKVYKPLTPTPNITKIPKGKMHSFVEYLLTLDKNEFWNETAYNNVQEGFKWKNQEQSIYWLNLLQTLKEGSDQKAWELVHNKSFQEEIWDHDLDLALKYVLAYKLRRPMPTERFSDNANPFFQSLTSLHKSDEHIYSPLNSILENNYIYSFLFLAADWNEAALRLSYPKQNDSYLPEWISYKYTEALTKNRSDLDALEYALIQSPMPSLDILIGKLFLKKGNKQSALVHFERAAIIENETGKHAAWLATKTYLDDNSIQMAKKMIEYNRLLANSVLGKETLAQIAIKEGDNKNAEEIYLSIIDHSNIAKSYLAKKAYEEKNWQKAKELTAYLLKANPDHPLLKENYDKIIAEEKKELQKIGY
- the rmlC gene encoding dTDP-4-dehydrorhamnose 3,5-epimerase, with the protein product MNQDTLETTLLDAKLIQPKIYGDERGFFFESFNARDFKKNYGIDELFVQDNHSRSPKNVLRGLHYQIHNAQGKLVRVVSGQVYDVIVDLRHSSSTFGKWQGFYLSAENKTMLYIPPGFAHGFLVMSEYADFLYKTTNYYDPSAERSIIWNDKDLAIEWPLEVEPILSAKDKNGTSFKEAEKYQ
- the ruvC gene encoding Crossover junction endodeoxyribonuclease RuvC — its product is MKSNETIIIGIDPGTRVTGYGLIATNGSHYRAIDYGCIRPPPSLALSDRYLIIYQSLLQILDNYLPHVLVVESQYVDKNPRSALTLGGARCLAILAAKIRSLKVYEYSPTKAKIATVGWGKASKSQVQQMTKSLLNLKELPQPQDAADALSLAICHALNLHSKCNLQKEI
- the rfbD gene encoding dTDP-4-dehydrorhamnose reductase, encoding MRKILLVGNLGQVGYELQRSLSSLGQVIGVDRNELDITDVSKLKDFVRELKPQVIVNAAAYTAVDRAESEASLAKKINADAPTILAEEAKRLNACLIHYSTDYVFDGTKDGLYSEDDIPNPLGIYGQTKLDGELGIQHTGCDHLIFRTSWVYGSRGQNFLLTMLRLSQEKEFLKIVNDQVGAPTWSRFLADATAQILAITLSQKEEIRQNLWGTYHLTSQKHTTWYDFTRAIIEEGKHSLQFTKAAMLSPITTEEYPTPAKRPKNSKLDLSKVQKTFGIYPPQWDVSLKMCVEEIAQKKSS